In Mytilus edulis chromosome 7, xbMytEdul2.2, whole genome shotgun sequence, a single genomic region encodes these proteins:
- the LOC139481309 gene encoding uncharacterized protein, with the protein MDDYYMNGLLSETDRVLPVHTQRPGHDGQLQRLHLQRMQDKTYDSDDDDSDMDNFDLDDSDTILQLNPAHGQTVALWSFMKLDSIAVFPPDQNLVGNIVEYAEKHFGFLRFQHRLMLLSPGQLSPVSLNSVYSIRPGSVVMVMPEENAIVSIEIGQLKTSFELNLDLSMTVQKLKTYIRKRKGIPVERQEILYSNRALENDKRLFEYRIKNRSILHVMIQAHFDLLINVETFWGKTYRFYLDPCSTGTDIVYAVFNRAFSANGPEDAGLHELYVPLHVLVLQYQNKLVNWDYCIAYLGIHTGETLVLSTVGHQSHIQLETVNVVTESGEKYDITVSQYDRWSVLAFMLHGLTNVPVDLIRLYKDGKRADFSSTIGQIERHQIIVMNVVMTHIDRDLVFGVPLKISIGHGILENVRISANKTVRKLKRKLERMGVPNASLYELTIGNQKLSNNYKIMDLVFDLSIPLVLKLETYPVFAHAPDGVIYKTYLRSDQTIASFKHKIELKTGYSLKSSHLIVAGRPIPDHPKNILYECGISCRNSIFFHPANDFDAFFILGNKWLEKIKIPLNNPSSTDIRNAVWNTRKLPEGSLNCVLTILYWIFMPKIAAANTSTVRTKIKKRMPVAREMLYKLKKQGKLQFTEKELLGKQDKPRAVYSSPIPGADFKRPLDSAKIYHHIKTNNIPKFEPDQIIDLNEKLESRRKVKRHPKTGLPQIYDSPRSTIPPWMKNIQTRNQTNRLTLANVEGGPNGMDSVHVSKLQQIHKKIGSKLNDVNVAHKSHRQDYSNNFSKRNRFMYDYQHFDYVASEDGHDVKSVSNFPHKFFPKLIH; encoded by the exons ATGGATGACTACTATATGAATGGACTACTCAGTGAAACAGACAGGGTACTTCCAGTGCATACACAA AGACCTGGTCATGATGGACAGCTACAAAGATTACACTTACAGAGAATGCAGGATAAAACCTATGATTCAGATGATGATGATTCCGACATGGACAATTTCGATTTGGATGACTCAGATACTATTCTACAATTGAACCCAGCACATGGACAAACTGTAGCACTGTGGTCATTCATGAAATTAGATAGTATAGCTGTGTTTCCTCCTGACCAAAATTTGGTGGGAAATATCGTAGAGTATGCAGAAAAGCACTTTGGTTTTCTACGATTTCAACACCGACTGATGTTACTCAGTCCAGGACAACTGTCACCTGTTAGTTTGAATAGTGTGTATAGTATAAGACCTGGTTCAGTTGTCATGGTGATGCCAGAAGAAAATGCAATTGTgtccattgaaattggtcaattAAAAACAAGCTTTGAATTAAATCTGGATTTATCAATGACAGTTCAAAAACTTAAAACTTATATCCGAAAGAGGAAAGGAATCCCTGTAGAACGACAAGAAATTCTGTATTCAAACCGTGCTTTAGAAAATGATAAACGATTATTTGAATATCGCATTAAAAATAGGTCAATTCTTCATGTCATGATTCAAGcacattttgatttattgataAATGTAGAGACATTCTGGGGTAAGACTTATCGTTTCTACCTTGACCCTTGCAGTACTGGTACTGATATTGTTTATGCAGTATTCAATAGAGCTTTCAGTGCTAATGGTCCAGAAGATGCTGGACTACACGAACTTTATGTCCCACTTCATGTTCTAGTTCTACAATACCAAAACAAGTTGGTTAACTGGGATTACTGTATAGCGTACCTTGGCATTCATACAGGTGAGACACTAGTCTTATCAACGGTCGGGCATCAAAGTCATATTCAGTTAGAGACTGTCAATGTTGTTACTGAATCAGGGGAGAAATATGACATTACTGTATCCCAATATGACAGATGGTCAGTTCTTGCCTTCATGCTACATGGTCTGACTAATGTACCTGTGGATCTTATCAGACTTTATAAAGATGGTAAAAGAGCAGACTTTTCATCCACAATTGGACAAATTGAAAGACATCAAATAATTGTAATGAATGTTGTCATGACACATATAGATAGGGACCTTGTTTTTGGAGTTCCACTGAAAATCAGCATTGGGCACGGAATACTAGAAAACGTAAGAATATCCGCCAACAAAACTGTCAGAAAGTTAAAACGTAAACTTGAAAGGATGGGAGTACCTAATGCTTCATTATATGAATTGACAATTGGGAATCAAAAACTATCtaacaattataaaataatggATCTGGTATTTGACCTCTCAATTCCATTGGTGCTAAAATTAGAAACTTATCCTGTTTTTGCTCATGCTCCAGATGGAGTTATATATAAGACATATTTAAGATCTGATCAAACAATTGCAAGCTTTAAACATAAGATTGAGCTGAAAACAGGCTACTCATTAAAATCAAGTCATTTAATTGTAGCAGGAAGACCTATTCCAGACCATCCAAAGAATATCTTATACGAGTGTGGCATAAGCTGTCGTAATTCTATCTTCTTTCATCCTGCAAATGACTTTGACGCATTCTTTATCTTAGGAAATAAATGgcttgaaaaaattaaaattccGCTTAATAATCCATCATCAACGGATATTCGTAATGCAGTGTGGAATACTAGAAAATTACCGGAGGGAAGTTTGAATTGTGTTCTAACAATTTTATATTGGATATTCATGCCGAAAATTGCTGCAGCAAATACATCTACAGTTaggacaaaaataaagaaaagaatgcCTGTTGCAAGAGAAATGCTCTATAAACTTAAAAAGCAAGGAAAACTACAATTTACAGAGAAAGAACTTCTGGGAAAACAAGATAAACCAAGAGCTGTATATTCTTCTCCAATTCCAGGTGCTGACTTCAAAAGGCCACTAGACAGTGCAAAAATTTATCATCATATCAAGACGAACAATATTCCTAAATTTGAACCAGACCAGATCATAGAtcttaatgaaaaacttgaatctCGTAGAAAAGTAAAACGTCATCCAAAAACAGGATTGCCTCAGATCTACGATTCACCTAGATCCACAATTCCACCTTGGATGAAAAACATTCAGACAAGAAATCAAACCAATAGATTAACTCTGGCAAATGTCGAGGGTGGTCCCAATGGAATGGACAGTGTACATGTGTCAAAGCTTcaacaaattcataaaaaaataggATCCAAACTTAATGACGTTAATGTTGCACATAAATCACATAGACAAGATTATAGTAATAATTTTAGCAAACGTAATAGATTTATGTATGATTATCAACACTTTGATTATGTAGCTAGTGAAGACGGTCATGATGTTAAATCTGTGTCAAATTTTCCTCATAAGTTTTTCCCCAAACTTATCCATTAA